A stretch of the Uranotaenia lowii strain MFRU-FL chromosome 3, ASM2978415v1, whole genome shotgun sequence genome encodes the following:
- the LOC129752079 gene encoding oocyte zinc finger protein XlCOF7.1-like isoform X1 produces MVQIRLDRFPDVCRICLQDKASKEVANSDEKRAAPEMMLPIENTTLEYGGDQTLAELLNELANYRVGKQHISRILPNAICATCFGILEFVVHYRRKLNLTLRFMEGFAELRTGNDQPLGQLFSACSEDLAQLLVETNVCDSQDEIRFEDFLEQFGTAREHIATAGPANIILRGVQFVVKPNEELREESLNQEYLNVEYVEDESEAIQGTKTVHANAEWPEFLQESDDEHENVIMSRPNTEVKVIRKFPKPKQKPGTHLCGFCQYKTTSKEMFQHHLESHEADANPWKCSYAKCSEVYVTKAELVQHKREVHSKYVCDICGLIVKHKYTLEIHLRRHVGASRFPCQYCSTSFITSNELKLHLSVVHVIAEDYECNECGLTFKNKKSLTLHQKTHSNERSFPCDECEMAFKTSAHLRRHQNTVHRAIKFSCPNCSVSYGRKDKLRMHMEKVHKIQTYFPCDICLKTFSNQRDLEEHKHHHRNPQNLECGVCLTAFLDAKDFAEHLCITYREDYVCCDRDFKYHLQYNRHMFLVHGMKTNVRVKPDSDQLLGAAMASRKPIERCGKCGQTFATRKQKKNHMALCMPVSSSSTSIMQQQPTIEFSDGITATEQDGLNMLSSISFQIIQQ; encoded by the exons ATGGTTCAGATTAGACTCGATCGTTTTCCCGATGTGTGTCGCATTTGCCTGCAGGATAAGGCTTCCAAAGAAGTGGCCAACAGCGACGAAAAGCGGGCTGCCCCGGAAATGATGCTCCCGATCGAGAACACAACGCTGGAGTACGGTGGGGATCAAACCCTGGCGGAGCTGCTCAACGAATTGGCCAACTATCGGGTGGGAAAG cagcACATATCCAGGATTCTACCAAATGCAATCTGTGCCACCTGTTTCGGAATCCTCGAATTCGTGGTTCACTATCGGAGGAAGCTCAATCTCACACTTCGATTTATGGAAGGTTTCGCAGAACTTCGAACCGGAAACGATCAGCCTCTGGGTCAACTATTCTCTGCTTGTTCCGAGGATCTAGCGCAGCTCCTTGTTGAAACGAACGTCTGCGATTCACAGGATGAAATACGTTTTGAGGATTTTCTCGAGCAGTTTGGAACTGCGAGGGAGCATATAGCAACGGCTGGCCCTGCTAACATTATTCTTAGAGGAGTGCAGTTTGTGGTAAAACCTAATGAAGAATTGCGCGAGGAATCTCTCAATCAAGAATATCTGAATGTTGAATATGTTGAGGATGAATCGGAAGCCATTCAAGGAACGAAAACTGTGCATGCTAATGCTGAGTGGCCCGAATTTTTACAAGAATCTGATGACGAACACGAAAATGTAATAATGTCTCGCCCAAACACAGAAGTAAAAGTAATAAGAAAATTTCCAAAGCCTAAGCAAAAGCCAGGAACTCACTTGTGTGGGTTTTGTCAGTATAAAACAACGTCCAAAGAAATGTTCCAGCATCATCTGGAAAGTCACGAGGCAGACGCAAATCCTTGGAAATGCTCTTATGCAAAGTGTAGCGAAGTTTACGTAACCAAAGCTGAGCTTGTGCAGCACAAACGGGAAGTACATTCGAAATATGTTTGTGATATATGCGGGCTGATAGTAAAACACAAGTATACCCTGGAAATTCACTTACGGCGTCATGTCGGAGCCAGTAGATTTCCTTGTCAGTACTGCTCGACATCGTTCATTACATCCAACGAGCTGAAATTGCACCTTTCGGTTGTTCACGTAATTGCAGAAGATTACGAATGCAACGAATGTGGACTGACCTTTAAAAA CAAAAAATCCTTGACTCTTCATCAGAAAACTCATTCGAATGAGCGTAGTTTTCCGTGTGACGAATGCGAGATGGCTTTCAAAACGTCGGCTCATTTAAGGCGGCACCAGAATACGGTGCACCGAGCTATAAAATTCAGCTGTCCCAATTGTTCCGTTTCGTATGGACGAAAGGACAAACTTCGGATGCATATGGAGAAAGTGCATAAG ATCCAAACTTATTTCCCGTGTGACATCTGTCTGAAAACTTTCTCGAACCAACGTGACTTGGAGGAACACAAGCACCATCACCGGAACCCACAGAATCTGGAATGTGGTGTTTGCTTGACAGCATTCCTGGATGCCAAAGATTTCGCGGAACACCTCTGCATAACCTATCGGGAGGATTACGTGTGTTGTGATCGAgattttaaatatcatctgcAGTACAATAGGCATATGTTCTTGGTCCATGGGATGAAGACAAACGTGCGGGTGAAACCGGACTCGGATCAATTGCTGGGAGCTGCGATGGCTTCCAGGAAGCCAATCGAAAGGTGCGGCAAATGTGGGCAGACTTTTGCTACCCGGAAGCAGAAGAAAAACCACATGGCTCTTTGCATGCCAGTTTCATCTTCGTCAACTTCTATCATGCAACAACAACCAACGATCGAATTTAGCGATGGCATAACAGCGACTGAACAGGATGGATTAAACATGTTATCTTCCATTTCCTTTCAGATTATTCAACAATAG
- the LOC129752081 gene encoding transmembrane 9 superfamily member 3, translated as MRVWVVPLLAILLLALARADEHNHIYADHEEVVLWMNTVGPYHNRQETYAYFSLPFCVGTKKTISHYHETMSEALQGVELEFSGYEIDFKDDISPTEICMVELNEKSHKAFVYAVMNQYWYQMYIDDLPIWGVVGKEEDKKYYIYTHKKFDISYNGKQIVDVTLTPEKKELLKVGAKIKFTYEVNWKPSNVKFEDRFDKYLDPNFFQHRIHWFSIFNSFMMVIFLVGLVSMILMRTLRKDYARYSKDEEADDMERDLGDEYGWKQIHGDVFRSASNGMLFSSLIGAGYQLTSVVLCVITFAILGELYTERGSMLSTAIFVYAATSPVNGYFGGSLYARMGGKQWIKQMILSAFIVPALVCGTAFFINFIAIYYHASRAIPFGTMVAVTCICIFVILPLTLIGTIVGRNLDGQPDYPCRVNAVPRPIPEKKWFMEPAVIILLGGVLPFGSIFIEMYFIFTSFWAYKIYYVYGFMLLVFLILIIVTVCVTIVCTYFLLNAEDYRWQWTSFMSAASTSIYVYIYSFYYFFFKTKMYGLFQTAFYFGYMALFSGALGIICGTMGYIGTNIFVRKIYSNVKID; from the exons ATGAGAGTCTGGGTTGTTCCGTTGTTGGCAATCCTGTTGCTGGCCCTGGCCAGGGCCGATGAGCACAATCATATA TATGCGGACCATGAAGAGGTGGTCCTCTGGATGAATACGGTCGGTCCCTATCACAATCGGCAGGAGACATACGCTTACTTTTCGTTGCCCTTCTGCGTGGGGACCAAGAAGACTATCAGCCACTACCATGAAACCATGAGCGAGGCCCTGCAGGGAGTGGAACTGGAGTTCAGTGGATACGAGATCGATTTCAAGG ATGACATCTCGCCGACGGAAATCTGCATGGTCGAGCTGAACGAAAAGTCGCACAAAGCCTTCGTCTACGCCGTCATGAACCAGTACTGGTACCAGATGTACATCGACGATCTGCCAATCTGGGGCGTGGTAGGCAAGGAAGAAGACAAAAAGTACTACATCTACACCCACAAAAAGTTCGACATCAGCTACAACGGCAAGCAGATTGTGGACGTAACCCTGACGCCGGAGAAGAAGGAACTGCTCAAGGTGGGCGCCAAGATCAAGTTCACCTACGAGGTCAACTGGAAGCCGAGCAACGTCAAGTTCGAGGATCGGTTCGATAAGTATCTGGATCCGaactttttccagcaccgcatCCATTGGTTCAGtattttcaacagttttatGATGGTGATCTTTTTGGTTGGGCTGGTGTCGATGATTCTGATGCGTACCCTGAGAAAAGATTACGCCCGATACAGCAAGGACGAGGAAGCTGACGATATG GAGCGAGATCTCGGTGACGAATATGGATGGAAGCAAATTCACGGAGATGTTTTCAGATCCGCTTCCAATGGAATGTTATTCTCTTCGTTGATCGGTGCTGGATACCAATTGACATCAGTTGTACTTTGTGTTATCACTTTCGCAATTTTGGGCGAACTCTACACAGA ACGAGGATCGATGCTCTCGACTGCAATTTTCGTTTACGCTGCCACGTCTCCTGTAAACGGATACTTTGGAGGTTCGCTGTACGCTCGGATGGGTGGTAAACAGTGGATCAAACAGATGATTCTTTCGGCCTTTATCGTACCAGCGTTGGTTTGTGGAACAGcctttttcatcaatttcatcGCAATTTACTATCATGCTTCAAGAGCGATTCCGTTTGGCACAATG gtTGCAGTAACCTGCATATGCATATTCGTCATCCTTCCACTGACTCTGATCGGAACCATCGTGGGTCGCAACCTGGATGGACAACCGGACTATCCTTGTCGAGTGAATGCTGTCCCTAGACCTATCCCAGAGAAAAAGTGGTTTATGGAACCGGCAGTTATCATTTTGTTGGGAGGCGTTTTACCCTTCGGTTCAATTTTCATCGAAAT GTATTTCATCTTCACCTCGTTCTGGGCGTACAAAATCTACTACGTGTACGGGTTCATGCTGCTGGTGTTCTTGATTCTGATCATTGTGACCGTTTGCGTGACGATCGTGTGTACCTATTTCCTGCTGAACGCCGAGGACTACCGATGGCAATGGACCAGCTTCATGTCGGCAGCTTCGACGTCAATCTACGTGTACATCTACTCGTTCTACTATTTCTTCTTCAAGACAAA gaTGTACGGACTGTTCCAGACGGCGTTCTACTTCGGCTACATGGCCCTGTTCTCCGGTGCGCTCGGTATCATCTGCGGCACGATGGGCTACATCGGGACGAACATATTCGTGAGGAAAAtctattcgaatgtgaaaattgactaa
- the LOC129752078 gene encoding muskelin isoform X1, whose translation MAGGITDIKKLEYEIYKYSSYSSSYLPENIREDNPTNQTSRWSSNTNSPPQFLVLKLERPAIVTKIKFGKYEKTHVCNLRKFKVLGGLEEERMMLLFEGGLKNDSLPETFSLKHRTNSGELMPIKFIQIVPLLSWGPSFNFCIWYVELLGIEDSIFILSNLRKYNMLREVEIVRLFMKHCRQQGYVKAFSSLQEETGVRLEDDKMTELHEILVNKGDFKKTEEILVDFINNGLMDDYLLKQEYKPHWNLQLTPEHEPRPGRRGGHQLIIDPLTSTVYLYGGWDGSEDLSDLWSYDVKSNQWMLIHEKSELLDGPSPRACHKMVYDTKNSQIFMIGRYLDSASRTEENINSDFYLYNTVSKSWFMICNDTAQVGGPQLVYDHQMCIDVDKQTIYVFGGRILEPKYSFTFRNEEETTGDYKYSGLFSYHISTNTWNHILVDCGHPSAASPHVQSIKSRVTHSMLFHHKHRKLYIFGGQRGKDYMTDFLIYDVDSNELSNMTPENVGTDSKNVPQSGFTQRATIDCDKDEIYVLTSLSKEKERRDLNINSCWLFSLAKREWCCIYKSDHSIGENCYLKNQNACPEPCPRYAHQIVYDQANQVHFLFGGNPGMNSHFRLDDFWMLRLEKPTRDNILRYCKYLLRKQEYEEIAKSNPLSAISYLQTKLYDIIDHNDPTQLKEFHKLASLLFKSESTDCGTEPTSLLTCPRAGSLKPNSQKHPNEHEPHEESAKMMRVESPKCTDEADGSSISSLSSECSTSHTTRAIPSTSSSTSSFSSRTRKVNDHTFELKIRRCLLYNKLVDLLPESLCQPKKNISDFVLL comes from the exons atgGCTGGAGGAATCACCGACATCAAGAAGCTCGAGTACGAAATCTACAAATATTCCAGTTACTCGTCGTCCTATCTGCCCGA GAACATTCGCGAGGATAATCCCACCAACCAAACGTCCCGATGGTCTTCGAACACCAACAGTCCGCCGCAGTTTCTGGTGCTGAAGCTGGAACGGCCGGCCATCGTGACCAAAATCAAGTTCGGAAAGTACGAAAAGACGCACGTATGCAATCTTCGCAAGTTCAAGGTCCTGGGCGGTCTGGAAGAGGAACGGATGATGCTCCTGTTTGAGGG TGGTTTGAAGAACGACTCGTTGCCGGAAACGTTCAGCCTGAAGCACCGAACCAACTCAGGGGAGCTGATGCCGATCAAGTTCATCCAAATCGTACCGCTGCTCTCGTGGGGGCCGAGCTTCAACTTTTGCATTTGGTACGTCGAGCTCCTTGGCATCGAAGATTCCATATTCATCCTGTCGAACCTGCGCAAGTACAACATGCTGCGGGAAGTCGAAATCGTGCGGTTGTTCATGAAACACTGCCGGCAGCAGGGCTATGTGAAGGCGTTCAGCTCGCTGCAGGAGGAAACCGGTGTTCGTTTGGAGGATGACAAAATGACCGAACTGCACGAGATTTTGGTCAACAAGGGCGACTTCAAGAAGACTGAGGAAATATTGGTCGATTTTATTAACA ATGGCCTTATGGACGATTACCTCTTGAAGCAGGAATACAAGCCGCACTGGAATTTGCAACTGACGCCGGAGCATGAACCGCGCCCTGGTCGTCGTGGAGGACACCAGCTGATCATAGATCCACTCACCAGTACGGTGTATCTCTACGGTGGCTGGGATGGGAGTGAGGATTTGAGTGATTTGTGGTCGTACGACGTCAAAAGCAACCAATGGATGTTGATTCACGAAAAGTCAGAACTGCTGGATGGACCATCGCCACGAGCATGTCATAAGATGGTGTACGATACGAAAAATTCGCAAATTTTCATGATTGGACGATACCTGGACAGCGCTTCCCGAACCGAGGAAAACATCAATAGCGATTTCTATCTGTACAATACCGTAAGCAAAAGTTGGTTCATGATCTGCAACGATACGGCTCAGGTTGGAGGACCCCAGTTGGTGTACGATCACCAGATGTGCATTGATGTTGACAAGCAGACCATTTATGTGTTTGGTGGTCGAATATTGGAGCCAAA ATATTCTTTCACTTTTAGGAACGAAGAGGAAACGACTGGAGATTACAAGTATTCCGGGTTGTTTTCGTACCATATCAGTACCAATACGTGGAACCATATCTTGGTGGATTGTGGTCATCCGTCGGCTGCCAGCCCACATGTGCAAAGCATCAAATCGCGGGTGACCCATTCGATGCTGTTTCATCat aagcaTCGTAAATTGTACATTTTTGGAGGCCAGCGGGGCAAAGATTACATGACGGATTTCCTCATCTATGATGTCGACAGTAACGAGCTTTCTAACATGACCCCGGAAAACGTCGGGACGGACTCAAAGAACGTTCCCCAGTCGGGATTCACCCAACGGGCCACGATTGACTGCGACAAGGATGAAATCTATGTGCTGACTAGTTTGAGCAAAGAAAAAGAACGACGGGATCTAAACATCAACTCTTGCTGGCTATTTTCGCTAGCCAAGCGGGAATGGTGCTGCATTTATAAGAGTGATCACTCTATCGGCGAAAACTGTTACCTGAAGAACCAGAATGCATGTCCAGAGCCGTGTCCCCGATACGCACATCAAATCGTGTACGATCAGGCCAACCAGGTACACTTTTTGTTCGGGGGCAATCCAGGAATGAACTCTCACTTCAGACTTGACGACTTCTGGATGCTGCGACTGGAGAAACCAACTAGGGACAATATACTGCGCTACTGCAAATACCTGTTGAGAAAACAAGAGTACGAAGAGATAGCAAAGTCCAACCCACTTTCGGCAATCTCCTATCTCCAAACGAAATTATACGATATCATCGACCACAACGATCCGACACAGCTCAAAGAATTCCACAAATTGGCTTCTTTGCTGTTTAAATCGGAAAGCACAGACTGTGGAACGGAGCCAACTAGTTTACTGACCTGCCCTCGCGCTGGCAGCCTTAAACCCAACTCCCAAAAGCACCCAAACGAGCATGAACCACACGAGGAAAGTGCCAAAATGATGCGCGTTGAATCGCCAAAATGCACAGACGAGGCGGACGGGTCTAGCATTAGCTCTCTGAGCAGCGAATGCTCCACCTCACACACGACTCGAGCAATTCCGTCAACTTCGTCTTCGACCAGCTCGTTCTCATCACGCACCCGTAAGGTAAATGATCATACATTTGAGCTCAAAATACGTCGTTGTTTGCTCTACAACAAACTAGTCGACTTACTTCCGGAAAGTCTCTGCCAGCCAAAGAAAAATATTAGCGACTTTGTGCTTCTTTAA
- the LOC129752079 gene encoding oocyte zinc finger protein XlCOF7.1-like isoform X2: MVQIRLDRFPDVCRICLQDKASKEVANSDEKRAAPEMMLPIENTTLEYGGDQTLAELLNELANYRVGKHISRILPNAICATCFGILEFVVHYRRKLNLTLRFMEGFAELRTGNDQPLGQLFSACSEDLAQLLVETNVCDSQDEIRFEDFLEQFGTAREHIATAGPANIILRGVQFVVKPNEELREESLNQEYLNVEYVEDESEAIQGTKTVHANAEWPEFLQESDDEHENVIMSRPNTEVKVIRKFPKPKQKPGTHLCGFCQYKTTSKEMFQHHLESHEADANPWKCSYAKCSEVYVTKAELVQHKREVHSKYVCDICGLIVKHKYTLEIHLRRHVGASRFPCQYCSTSFITSNELKLHLSVVHVIAEDYECNECGLTFKNKKSLTLHQKTHSNERSFPCDECEMAFKTSAHLRRHQNTVHRAIKFSCPNCSVSYGRKDKLRMHMEKVHKIQTYFPCDICLKTFSNQRDLEEHKHHHRNPQNLECGVCLTAFLDAKDFAEHLCITYREDYVCCDRDFKYHLQYNRHMFLVHGMKTNVRVKPDSDQLLGAAMASRKPIERCGKCGQTFATRKQKKNHMALCMPVSSSSTSIMQQQPTIEFSDGITATEQDGLNMLSSISFQIIQQ; the protein is encoded by the exons ATGGTTCAGATTAGACTCGATCGTTTTCCCGATGTGTGTCGCATTTGCCTGCAGGATAAGGCTTCCAAAGAAGTGGCCAACAGCGACGAAAAGCGGGCTGCCCCGGAAATGATGCTCCCGATCGAGAACACAACGCTGGAGTACGGTGGGGATCAAACCCTGGCGGAGCTGCTCAACGAATTGGCCAACTATCGGGTGGGAAAG cACATATCCAGGATTCTACCAAATGCAATCTGTGCCACCTGTTTCGGAATCCTCGAATTCGTGGTTCACTATCGGAGGAAGCTCAATCTCACACTTCGATTTATGGAAGGTTTCGCAGAACTTCGAACCGGAAACGATCAGCCTCTGGGTCAACTATTCTCTGCTTGTTCCGAGGATCTAGCGCAGCTCCTTGTTGAAACGAACGTCTGCGATTCACAGGATGAAATACGTTTTGAGGATTTTCTCGAGCAGTTTGGAACTGCGAGGGAGCATATAGCAACGGCTGGCCCTGCTAACATTATTCTTAGAGGAGTGCAGTTTGTGGTAAAACCTAATGAAGAATTGCGCGAGGAATCTCTCAATCAAGAATATCTGAATGTTGAATATGTTGAGGATGAATCGGAAGCCATTCAAGGAACGAAAACTGTGCATGCTAATGCTGAGTGGCCCGAATTTTTACAAGAATCTGATGACGAACACGAAAATGTAATAATGTCTCGCCCAAACACAGAAGTAAAAGTAATAAGAAAATTTCCAAAGCCTAAGCAAAAGCCAGGAACTCACTTGTGTGGGTTTTGTCAGTATAAAACAACGTCCAAAGAAATGTTCCAGCATCATCTGGAAAGTCACGAGGCAGACGCAAATCCTTGGAAATGCTCTTATGCAAAGTGTAGCGAAGTTTACGTAACCAAAGCTGAGCTTGTGCAGCACAAACGGGAAGTACATTCGAAATATGTTTGTGATATATGCGGGCTGATAGTAAAACACAAGTATACCCTGGAAATTCACTTACGGCGTCATGTCGGAGCCAGTAGATTTCCTTGTCAGTACTGCTCGACATCGTTCATTACATCCAACGAGCTGAAATTGCACCTTTCGGTTGTTCACGTAATTGCAGAAGATTACGAATGCAACGAATGTGGACTGACCTTTAAAAA CAAAAAATCCTTGACTCTTCATCAGAAAACTCATTCGAATGAGCGTAGTTTTCCGTGTGACGAATGCGAGATGGCTTTCAAAACGTCGGCTCATTTAAGGCGGCACCAGAATACGGTGCACCGAGCTATAAAATTCAGCTGTCCCAATTGTTCCGTTTCGTATGGACGAAAGGACAAACTTCGGATGCATATGGAGAAAGTGCATAAG ATCCAAACTTATTTCCCGTGTGACATCTGTCTGAAAACTTTCTCGAACCAACGTGACTTGGAGGAACACAAGCACCATCACCGGAACCCACAGAATCTGGAATGTGGTGTTTGCTTGACAGCATTCCTGGATGCCAAAGATTTCGCGGAACACCTCTGCATAACCTATCGGGAGGATTACGTGTGTTGTGATCGAgattttaaatatcatctgcAGTACAATAGGCATATGTTCTTGGTCCATGGGATGAAGACAAACGTGCGGGTGAAACCGGACTCGGATCAATTGCTGGGAGCTGCGATGGCTTCCAGGAAGCCAATCGAAAGGTGCGGCAAATGTGGGCAGACTTTTGCTACCCGGAAGCAGAAGAAAAACCACATGGCTCTTTGCATGCCAGTTTCATCTTCGTCAACTTCTATCATGCAACAACAACCAACGATCGAATTTAGCGATGGCATAACAGCGACTGAACAGGATGGATTAAACATGTTATCTTCCATTTCCTTTCAGATTATTCAACAATAG
- the LOC129752078 gene encoding muskelin isoform X2, translated as MAGGITDIKKLEYEIYKYSSYSSSYLPENIREDNPTNQTSRWSSNTNSPPQFLVLKLERPAIVTKIKFGKYEKTHVCNLRKFKVLGGLEEERMMLLFEGGLKNDSLPETFSLKHRTNSGELMPIKFIQIVPLLSWGPSFNFCIWYVELLGIEDSIFILSNLRKYNMLREVEIVRLFMKHCRQQGYVKAFSSLQEETGVRLEDDKMTELHEILVNKGDFKKTEEILVDFINNGLMDDYLLKQEYKPHWNLQLTPEHEPRPGRRGGHQLIIDPLTSTVYLYGGWDGSEDLSDLWSYDVKSNQWMLIHEKSELLDGPSPRACHKMVYDTKNSQIFMIGRYLDSASRTEENINSDFYLYNTVSKSWFMICNDTAQVGGPQLVYDHQMCIDVDKQTIYVFGGRILEPKNEEETTGDYKYSGLFSYHISTNTWNHILVDCGHPSAASPHVQSIKSRVTHSMLFHHKHRKLYIFGGQRGKDYMTDFLIYDVDSNELSNMTPENVGTDSKNVPQSGFTQRATIDCDKDEIYVLTSLSKEKERRDLNINSCWLFSLAKREWCCIYKSDHSIGENCYLKNQNACPEPCPRYAHQIVYDQANQVHFLFGGNPGMNSHFRLDDFWMLRLEKPTRDNILRYCKYLLRKQEYEEIAKSNPLSAISYLQTKLYDIIDHNDPTQLKEFHKLASLLFKSESTDCGTEPTSLLTCPRAGSLKPNSQKHPNEHEPHEESAKMMRVESPKCTDEADGSSISSLSSECSTSHTTRAIPSTSSSTSSFSSRTRKVNDHTFELKIRRCLLYNKLVDLLPESLCQPKKNISDFVLL; from the exons atgGCTGGAGGAATCACCGACATCAAGAAGCTCGAGTACGAAATCTACAAATATTCCAGTTACTCGTCGTCCTATCTGCCCGA GAACATTCGCGAGGATAATCCCACCAACCAAACGTCCCGATGGTCTTCGAACACCAACAGTCCGCCGCAGTTTCTGGTGCTGAAGCTGGAACGGCCGGCCATCGTGACCAAAATCAAGTTCGGAAAGTACGAAAAGACGCACGTATGCAATCTTCGCAAGTTCAAGGTCCTGGGCGGTCTGGAAGAGGAACGGATGATGCTCCTGTTTGAGGG TGGTTTGAAGAACGACTCGTTGCCGGAAACGTTCAGCCTGAAGCACCGAACCAACTCAGGGGAGCTGATGCCGATCAAGTTCATCCAAATCGTACCGCTGCTCTCGTGGGGGCCGAGCTTCAACTTTTGCATTTGGTACGTCGAGCTCCTTGGCATCGAAGATTCCATATTCATCCTGTCGAACCTGCGCAAGTACAACATGCTGCGGGAAGTCGAAATCGTGCGGTTGTTCATGAAACACTGCCGGCAGCAGGGCTATGTGAAGGCGTTCAGCTCGCTGCAGGAGGAAACCGGTGTTCGTTTGGAGGATGACAAAATGACCGAACTGCACGAGATTTTGGTCAACAAGGGCGACTTCAAGAAGACTGAGGAAATATTGGTCGATTTTATTAACA ATGGCCTTATGGACGATTACCTCTTGAAGCAGGAATACAAGCCGCACTGGAATTTGCAACTGACGCCGGAGCATGAACCGCGCCCTGGTCGTCGTGGAGGACACCAGCTGATCATAGATCCACTCACCAGTACGGTGTATCTCTACGGTGGCTGGGATGGGAGTGAGGATTTGAGTGATTTGTGGTCGTACGACGTCAAAAGCAACCAATGGATGTTGATTCACGAAAAGTCAGAACTGCTGGATGGACCATCGCCACGAGCATGTCATAAGATGGTGTACGATACGAAAAATTCGCAAATTTTCATGATTGGACGATACCTGGACAGCGCTTCCCGAACCGAGGAAAACATCAATAGCGATTTCTATCTGTACAATACCGTAAGCAAAAGTTGGTTCATGATCTGCAACGATACGGCTCAGGTTGGAGGACCCCAGTTGGTGTACGATCACCAGATGTGCATTGATGTTGACAAGCAGACCATTTATGTGTTTGGTGGTCGAATATTGGAGCCAAA GAACGAAGAGGAAACGACTGGAGATTACAAGTATTCCGGGTTGTTTTCGTACCATATCAGTACCAATACGTGGAACCATATCTTGGTGGATTGTGGTCATCCGTCGGCTGCCAGCCCACATGTGCAAAGCATCAAATCGCGGGTGACCCATTCGATGCTGTTTCATCat aagcaTCGTAAATTGTACATTTTTGGAGGCCAGCGGGGCAAAGATTACATGACGGATTTCCTCATCTATGATGTCGACAGTAACGAGCTTTCTAACATGACCCCGGAAAACGTCGGGACGGACTCAAAGAACGTTCCCCAGTCGGGATTCACCCAACGGGCCACGATTGACTGCGACAAGGATGAAATCTATGTGCTGACTAGTTTGAGCAAAGAAAAAGAACGACGGGATCTAAACATCAACTCTTGCTGGCTATTTTCGCTAGCCAAGCGGGAATGGTGCTGCATTTATAAGAGTGATCACTCTATCGGCGAAAACTGTTACCTGAAGAACCAGAATGCATGTCCAGAGCCGTGTCCCCGATACGCACATCAAATCGTGTACGATCAGGCCAACCAGGTACACTTTTTGTTCGGGGGCAATCCAGGAATGAACTCTCACTTCAGACTTGACGACTTCTGGATGCTGCGACTGGAGAAACCAACTAGGGACAATATACTGCGCTACTGCAAATACCTGTTGAGAAAACAAGAGTACGAAGAGATAGCAAAGTCCAACCCACTTTCGGCAATCTCCTATCTCCAAACGAAATTATACGATATCATCGACCACAACGATCCGACACAGCTCAAAGAATTCCACAAATTGGCTTCTTTGCTGTTTAAATCGGAAAGCACAGACTGTGGAACGGAGCCAACTAGTTTACTGACCTGCCCTCGCGCTGGCAGCCTTAAACCCAACTCCCAAAAGCACCCAAACGAGCATGAACCACACGAGGAAAGTGCCAAAATGATGCGCGTTGAATCGCCAAAATGCACAGACGAGGCGGACGGGTCTAGCATTAGCTCTCTGAGCAGCGAATGCTCCACCTCACACACGACTCGAGCAATTCCGTCAACTTCGTCTTCGACCAGCTCGTTCTCATCACGCACCCGTAAGGTAAATGATCATACATTTGAGCTCAAAATACGTCGTTGTTTGCTCTACAACAAACTAGTCGACTTACTTCCGGAAAGTCTCTGCCAGCCAAAGAAAAATATTAGCGACTTTGTGCTTCTTTAA